catatatatatatatatatatatatatatatatatatataattttatttttgtttacaataaaatattctaaagaatgacaatttataataatatatttatgataagatGTATACATTCATATAGTCACAATTTTAGGTTAATTCTAACAAAAGTCGACAAATATTATCACTCACacacaaattttattagattataaaaacaataaatatttatgtatctatTCTGTAGATTATCaatctacaatatataaaataaaaatctaaatatatttatgtatataaaagataacttttcattatttaactgTACTCCTTTGGAGTTTTAgaagtatttttcatattcaatcgcttatatcaattgtcttttttttttaaagtagacattaaattgaaatttttagatatataaagtGGCTCAGTTGCAcacttcaaaattttatataatacatataattaaaatatttttatacatacatacttgAGATACAATAAATGTTGCCTCAATACTAAAGAAACATAATGATTGTAATCGAGAAAGTATTGATTTGTGACAAGGCCATAAACCAATAGCCAATAACAGAGTTCGGTTAAATCTGAAATACTGGTCTTCAATACTGATCATCTCTTTGCTAGTACTAAACTACATTTGACGAGGGTGAAGTTAACAGACGTTTGCTTATCCCCACTATTCAAATGGTTGATTAAATATTCCTCTAAGCCTTCTTttctatcataaatttttatgttccatGATATCagttaatttgtgaaatttacCATAATTGTACCAAATGCAACACGAAAGAACACAGGATACCACTGGGAAAACAAAACATCCGTAATTTAACACTTTCGTCGAGACGCAGTCGGCGATTAAGGGATCGATTTAATGCCGAAAGACATTAAACATATGTCCTTTTCTCATAGAATAACATTcacggaaaaaatatatggggTGCGAAAGCGGCGCAAGCGTAGTCACTGCCTTTTCAACGGCATATCTTCCTGTACTTGGATATATCCATATGTAAACTATAAACAAGTCCTCCAGAATGAGAATGCGTTAAAGTAGTGATATTAATTGCAAGAGAGTAATGTctgtaaaacattattttttaatagcaatataatttttcagtatTTACTTAccatttacttattttattgtcgtttattttataaatgtgtatttactgtttgtatgtatgtgtgctttgtataagaaataaaactaaaatttaaaatgatttaaacttaattcgattaaataaataaattaaagtttttaaaatccaatttttgaaaaattagttattgaataaaaagtataaaatattgaattacaattttaaaaatgctagaataaaatttaaataaaacaataatatatgtatatatattatatatacactatattatatatatatatatatatatatatatatatatatatatatatatatatatatatactaatgcacattaaatatacaatataatatacattagatatacatatataaaatatcataaacgcttagttttatcttaattacatatttttacaataatggATAAAAGTGGAATatcaaatcaattattttttttcttatatttaggAATAAATTCGCTTTTTGGAAATCTTGTTATGTTAGTATACTAAAATTGTGTGCATTAGTgacatgttttatttataacgtaTGTGCATGTTTgtgttcttttatttatatagtgcaagaaataaaataaaatacattaccaattttttatcaatctttattattactaatccacgactttttattaactttattacatTGAATAAAGTAAAGTAAAGTAAGATAAGGATGCATTTGCTAGCTGTAAAAAAccatatacttttatttatttatttagttcatacatttaaaatacgcTAAATATAAGGAATTTAATGTGTGATCTACAATGACAGTGAGAGTAGTGAGATATGAAGGCAGTAGGATGTATTAGAATAAGCTGATCATAAGCAAGATGGTACAATCTTACTTGACTTACGGTCTAattctttattcttaattCACTACTTTCACTGCCATTGCAGACCACACACAGTATTTGCTGTACCGTCGCAAAACATTGTAACGATGCGACAAACAATCCACCAACATTCAGACCGAAAGATTTGTTACCTCTTTGCAATAGAAACAGTATTATCTTTTGTATATGTAGAGGAACTGTATACCATCGAACAGCATAcctatatacacaatatatttacaaacttTACAATTAACTACAATGTAatgacttaataattttatatatatatatatattacgataattttttacaatctttattattgaaattttttttgatataacaaataatgatTCTCTTACGCAGTgacaaatatatcattatagtGATCTGTAATTGCTTGTCCGAGAAAATTTGCGAAAAACATGTATACAGTAATGAAAGATGCAGTTATTAAAGGTATTAGAAGTTCCAGAGcattatattttgatgtaaaaatctgaaaaatctaatatacaaatattaatatcattttcgaAAGCAGGTTgaagtttatatattctattgtttatattataattatataaatatattataaaattatatataaatatataaataattatacgtatattattatagtttatatattacaatttataatttctttgaatatacttatattgtatctgaataatatttaaaaactatatatacagaaatatagATACAGAAattcacatataattttatctataacaattTACGTCActgaatatttgaaataatatcaaaattttgattttaataattaattttatatagtcttacatttaaaaaattagttgcttaaaaaaatttaaggatttaataatttaaagattaatattattttaaggattaattttaaattaatattttattctaagtatatttgagattttttaaaacaatcatTGTAAACAATGTGCTACAACAAGCTTATAAGAAgttgttaagaaaaaataaattataaattaaaaaaaaattattaataaatagaataaaatacaagaaatttacataaataatttttacgaactttataaattttgatatttttagcaatattgtatatttcttaatattagtaataacAATACTCgatattactaaattattgctataataatatatcaatatttaaagaaagaaagagagagagtgaatgagagggaggagagggggggggggagagagagagagaacaaaagaactttatattaactaaaattaattaactaaaatttgATTGAAGAACAACATaaagaaatgttattaaaagaaacttattatactacttatatgtatatttaaaatgggaAGACGGAAAATTAcccgaaaaatattaatactcaAAGATATTACTCCAAACAGTATTAACAACATGAATGACATCTCAAATTGGGATATTAGATGATCAGAGaatctttaaagaaaaaaaactaattgaaTTAATGCGCAAtactacatatgtatacagggtgtctggtTGCGACTGCCCCATAGCTCAGCATATGCTAAGTACTATATACGGCACGCGCtcatacgctgagcgtttttaattaatattttaacaattattgcgcaaatcgcaaaatggtagaagacttttatgttcagttggacctgctctatctgcgctagagaggtggggcgattattaccggacactttgtatatatatatatattatatatatataatattgttcgctgagcgtttttaattaatattttaataattattgcgcaaatcgtaAAATGGTACAGAacttttatgttcaatttgacctgctctatctgccctagagaggtgaggcggtaattaccggacatcctgtatatagtGTGATTAGTATAAAATGACCGATGtgaatatttgcaaaaattaggaatataatttaaaaaatatctttacaaaaaatatttaatacagaaAAAGATGTCATAAtggaaacaattatattttcaacttttgcCAATATTTGCCTCGATCACTTTATACGaatcactctgtatatatgtattatacgatAAATACTAACGATATGGCTTTTCGGTGAATATCTATAGCAGAAATTATAcctttaaaaatcaaattgtcGTTCAGGAGCTTATCttgtaatatatgaattttcatTGCATTTTCAACACGGTAACTGTGAATAACGTacgagataaattatatacttgatGGATAATTGTATTTCGATGACATGTATGCATAATCaactaataaaattgcaatactTGTGACAATAGACATTGATTGGATAAATcaatgtttcaatttttaatagatatgacagatattttaagatatattatgtTAGAGATGATTGGCATctttaaatagattaaatagatttaaaaattattaaataaatatatactgttaaaatatatatataaaatatataaaaatgtatgtttgcatatgtgtgtgtgtatacacgTGTGCGTtcgtacgtgtgtgtgtgcgcgtgcgtgtgtgcgtcaGAGCATATGTACTATGTGTAttctctaattattatattatactagtgttaaaaataatatatttccataAAACAAACTCATTATCACagaataagatttatatgatAGATTTCTTTCTACAAAATCACATTATATTGCTTCTTGAAATTGAGCGGCagctttattttgtaaaactttttttaatttctatgttTATTGTTTTACCTAGCAATCTTAAACATTCCGCAAGCATGTTGAAGATATGTAATGAGCATCGTTCCTGTTGCTAGCACTGCGATTATTCcgataaagataattatattgatatgcAGCAAtagtatgtaataatatttttcctgatcaataaaatattccatcGTAAATAGTATACGACGTTGTTGAGATTTGTTCgtcgataaaataatgttgaaaaagCTTGGCATCAATTGAATAGCCGTAATAATAGATGCGCCGCTTATGAGAAGTactaaacaatattataaataagtaatattcaAAGCAAgtagtaattaaaaacttgtatttttaaatttatgcgccaatataatgatttatttaaaatatttttgtaattaaataaaaatattttttgtatttcaaaatttcaataatagatttattaattgattctaaatatatgtagGCCAACAgagattaaaagatatttttttacttgtcaATCTAGTCGTATAACGTTTTGCATTGTTTCCGTATGCCtctataatagaaatttcGTTATTGTCTGTCAAATCATTATAGATACATTGAAGTTGTTCCATTAAATACTTCACCTAttttttgaacaaattttatggtatttgtttatatcaaaaaagtttattaaaattttttgtagaaagttttatatattataaatgttatatattataaatgtttattatatatataaaattaatattttagacttACTGTTTCAGCATTAACATAAAACGAATGGTAtactattgtaaaattaatgcatGCCAATGTGGGAGACAGAATCTTGATTAGGAGGTCTGAAGTgcaatttaaagttataaatgtCGCAAGCTGcacaaatgtaatatatatgaaagataagtcaaaatgtataaagtaaTGTATAAAGTAATGTATAAAGTAATATGtagaaatctttatttaaaattattataaaatttatattacatatgtataattgaaacttaaatttttgatgataaataaattttattgtatacaataataaaagttcttttatatacatatttctataaaaaataatgttaatatgtacatatataatatgtattttttaaagttatatttattatattatctagtttgaattacatatatattacatgtatctatgtatctatgtaatgtgtgtataaaagttaaattattgtaaaagttGCAAAATGTACTagcgatattttatatatttataaagaataagcaatcaaataatttttgtagcaGACGTCGAGAGagttcattatttataatcacaaattttcaaattatgaataaacaatgaaataaaaatttttgtaggttttcttagaaattacatatctaattaaaaagtctcttttatacatatgtacatgtaaaatacaaataaaaacatagaataaaatattctgtacataattaattaaatgtttcgatataaacttgaaatataataaaagttattgaaATACTAAAACaacagattaaaataaaaaaatatcgacctTAAAATgactaatttataaacataaaatgacttaacaatattttcaaaaaatttgtaaaaaatgaaaaaaataatgattgaaaagtgacatacatacatacctgaaatataatagaacTTATTAGAATACTAAAACAACAAATTAACTGAAATCGTGCAAATTTAGATTTGTTATAAGGCCATAAGCCAACTATCAGCAAGAGAGTATAGTTTAGTTTAAAATAACGATCCTTGACACTGATCATTTCACTCCTAGCGCTAAAACACGTCTGACGGGGATGAAGTCGACGAAGGTATCTTATCCCCACTCGACACTcgtctattatatattgccATCCTTCTCTCCACCTATTATACATTCTTTCCTCTATAACGTAAATGTTAGCGTTCTATAATTTAAGATCCATAATTCATTCTAACTGCAGAAGGGACCAAAATATACTTGTAATTTAACACTATTTCTTTAATGTGCGGTCACATATTAAGCGATCGATTTAATGCTAAAAGAAATACAGTAGTTGATTTTTCCCatagaataatattcataaaaaaatcttgggGTTGTTGCGAAAGTTGCGCAAACGCAGTCGACACATTACAGCGACTTGTATCCACGTGCTTTAGTTCAATGTATACATTCGTAAGCTGCATTTAACTTTACTAAATTGCTTTAAGGTTGTCATATAAATACGACATAGTC
This sequence is a window from Anoplolepis gracilipes chromosome 10, ASM4749672v1, whole genome shotgun sequence. Protein-coding genes within it:
- the LOC140670452 gene encoding uncharacterized protein isoform X2, producing MISVKDRYFKLNYTLLLIVGLWPYNKSKFARFQLICCFSILISSIIFQLATFITLNCTSDLLIKILSPTLACINFTIVYHSFYVNAETVKYLMEQLQCIYNDLTDNNEISIIEAYGNNAKRYTTRLTILLISGASIITAIQLMPSFFNIILSTNKSQQRRILFTMEYFIDQEKYYYILLLHINIIIFIGIIAVLATGTMLITYLQHACGMFKIASYRVENAMKIHILQDKLLNDNLIFKGIISAIDIHRKAISFSDHLISQFEMSFMLLILFGVISLSINIFRIFQIFTSKYNALELLIPLITASFITVYMFFANFLGQAITDHYNDIFVTAYAVRWYTVPLHIQKIILFLLQRASKCILILLYFTLFNVIKLIKSRGLVIIKIDKKLTLLSCN
- the LOC140670452 gene encoding uncharacterized protein isoform X1, giving the protein MISVKDRYFKLNYTLLLIVGLWPYNKSKFARFQLICCFSILISSIIFQLATFITLNCTSDLLIKILSPTLACINFTIVYHSFYVNAETVKYLMEQLQCIYNDLTDNNEISIIEAYGNNAKRYTTRLTILLISGASIITAIQLMPSFFNIILSTNKSQQRRILFTMEYFIDQEKYYYILLLHINIIIFIGIIAVLATGTMLITYLQHACGMFKIASYRVENAMKIHILQDKLLNDNLIFKGIISAIDIHRKAISFSDHLISQFEMSFMLLILFGVISLSINIFRIFQIFTSKYNALELLIPLITASFITVYMFFANFLGQAITDHYNDIFVTAYAVRWYTVPLHIQKIILFLLQRGNKSFGLNVGGLFVASLQCFATVQQILCVVCNGSESSELRIKN